From a region of the uncultured Fibrobacter sp. genome:
- a CDS encoding YqaE/Pmp3 family membrane protein, translated as MANNDLDDVRLHATQAFEAVERSYNKIGRGKRFLINLGVCLLFFIAGIITCSVFTSIPNEGIIERVAAQPDMPNKCKFRYDRAMEYAIMHECVFGKGTPSSEKSLIQRINYCTCALESVQKKKPYQKMFENNLVDFTFKIREENLCRENKVIPTLDEDEGEAKDKAKK; from the coding sequence ATGGCAAACAACGATTTAGATGACGTCCGACTCCATGCCACCCAAGCTTTCGAAGCGGTAGAACGCAGCTACAACAAGATTGGCCGCGGCAAGCGATTCTTGATTAACCTGGGCGTGTGCCTGCTATTCTTTATCGCAGGCATCATCACCTGTAGTGTATTCACGAGCATTCCGAACGAAGGCATTATCGAACGCGTGGCTGCCCAACCCGACATGCCGAACAAGTGCAAGTTCCGCTATGACCGAGCCATGGAATATGCAATCATGCACGAATGCGTTTTTGGCAAGGGCACACCCAGTAGCGAAAAGTCGCTCATCCAGCGAATCAACTATTGTACCTGCGCACTTGAAAGCGTGCAGAAGAAAAAACCATACCAGAAAATGTTTGAAAACAACCTCGTAGACTTCACCTTCAAAATCCGCGAAGAAAATCTGTGCCGCGAAAACAAGGTTATTCCAACCCTAGACGAAGACGAAGGCGAAGCTAAGGACAAGGCCAAGAAATGA
- a CDS encoding lysylphosphatidylglycerol synthase transmembrane domain-containing protein, protein MSKMNGRLKSALIFCLKLVVTAVPAYFVYRNIVMAPDWSVDDLYTLFSTHSIWPLFVALLCLGLSNFTACLQWKHLLEKQNVKLGYGHLLKLYYVGLFFNNFMPGNVGGDAKKVYDIRMQGGQDSVGAGLTATFFDRLYGLFFITLFALAMGLLFFMHDEAQRSFMWPSVWIFLGFCALFAALCSRRLGRLLCKVLTKIFPKKINERLIHMFERFQHFRSAKLLVSINLLSAVTQGLRILVHYFCGIAVGVDLSISWYFYYIPLVAIVSALPISIGGFGPRELLAQSLFARAGVPGLESVVIQLLAYLVSLVLSLFGAFVFLLGGTPATNTPAKTTGEPK, encoded by the coding sequence ATGAGTAAAATGAATGGCCGACTTAAATCGGCGTTGATTTTTTGTTTGAAGTTAGTCGTGACGGCAGTTCCGGCCTACTTTGTGTACCGAAATATCGTGATGGCTCCGGACTGGAGCGTCGATGACTTGTACACGCTGTTTAGTACGCATAGCATTTGGCCTTTGTTTGTTGCGCTTTTGTGCCTTGGACTTTCGAACTTTACGGCGTGCCTGCAGTGGAAACATTTGCTTGAAAAGCAGAACGTGAAGCTCGGTTACGGGCATTTGCTCAAGCTTTATTACGTGGGCTTGTTCTTCAATAACTTTATGCCGGGCAATGTGGGTGGCGATGCCAAGAAGGTTTATGACATCCGCATGCAGGGTGGTCAGGATTCCGTGGGCGCTGGGCTTACGGCGACCTTCTTTGATCGCCTTTACGGGCTGTTCTTTATTACGCTGTTTGCGCTTGCGATGGGCTTGTTGTTTTTTATGCACGATGAAGCTCAGCGCTCGTTCATGTGGCCCTCGGTTTGGATTTTCCTGGGATTCTGCGCGCTGTTTGCCGCCCTTTGCAGCCGTAGGCTCGGGCGCTTGCTGTGCAAGGTGCTTACGAAGATTTTTCCGAAAAAGATTAACGAACGCCTGATTCACATGTTCGAACGGTTCCAACACTTTCGTTCGGCAAAGCTCTTGGTGTCTATCAACTTGCTTTCGGCGGTGACTCAGGGCCTTCGAATCTTGGTGCACTATTTTTGCGGAATCGCGGTCGGTGTGGACCTCTCGATTTCGTGGTATTTTTACTACATCCCGCTGGTTGCAATCGTGAGTGCGCTCCCGATATCAATTGGCGGTTTTGGCCCGCGTGAACTTTTGGCGCAGTCGCTGTTTGCTCGTGCCGGAGTGCCTGGGCTTGAATCGGTGGTGATTCAGCTGCTTGCTTACTTAGTGAGTTTGGTGCTGAGCCTGTTCGGCGCATTCGTATTTTTGCTTGGCGGAACGCCTGCGACAAATACGCCTGCTAAGACTACGGGCGAGCCGAAATAA
- a CDS encoding glycoside hydrolase family 30 beta sandwich domain-containing protein, with the protein MMKKLSTAALAAATIASAASITVDPTATKQEIVGFGGGSVYYQSWITALADQNKEALFDTAFTGLNLSLLRVGNWLQADTAKVSQDDIAIVQAAKQRLGDHVKIEMSSWSAPGSLKPSGSVNGKDGSSSADNSLKKVSGDAYGSYAYTDFANWWKKSLEAYKAAGITPDYISIQNEPDMNADYEETLFEPTETSEMAGYKEALNAVYDAVKGQTKILGPEPLGIGYDNFEKYAKELDDSKLDGYAYHLYHAGDGNDNAGNNYLAPENFRKSMKAIGSTYGGKGKPIIMTEFCNMLDKTREEDMVGLAHIMQVGFTDGQLGGYIAWELFWGNGTGQLIGVCTQGWGSCKKDEIVIGPEYHAMRHYSKFVNPGWKAISASTTENDLKTVAFASPSGDSVSVVVINTGKTAIKLDAPAISGMNVATAVQSKENGFKSKNITLATCYMLPARSVTTLVFTKTAAASTVAACQDETTDPNYTEPVIVPAPDVVILDYSKTSDVSTWQAMSDDLGAVTYEAGELDGITGYVSVPLAGCEQAECGYKSQLVSISEEGAAALANCSELVITMRSQGTSNAYVNVGAANGGSWVDYQYGRTAAANSWSETTVDLEKEGDNGSTALHFNSDATGIYIAKIVATGCTSTGIAKAPKFVANDRFAPAKIFDLNGNLVWSGIKGQALNADGTLRLDLRQGMYLVKTKSSTIKAIKK; encoded by the coding sequence ATGATGAAAAAACTTTCTACTGCAGCCCTCGCTGCAGCCACAATCGCTTCTGCAGCAAGTATTACCGTCGACCCAACCGCAACCAAGCAAGAAATCGTCGGTTTCGGTGGCGGCTCTGTTTATTACCAGAGCTGGATTACGGCTCTTGCCGACCAAAACAAGGAAGCTCTTTTTGACACCGCCTTTACCGGCCTCAACCTTTCCCTTTTGCGCGTGGGCAACTGGCTTCAGGCAGACACCGCCAAGGTAAGCCAAGATGACATTGCCATCGTGCAGGCCGCCAAGCAGCGCCTCGGCGACCATGTCAAGATCGAAATGTCTAGCTGGTCTGCACCGGGCAGCCTCAAGCCGAGCGGCAGCGTGAACGGTAAGGACGGTTCAAGTTCGGCCGACAACTCCCTGAAAAAAGTCAGTGGCGACGCCTATGGTTCTTACGCATACACAGATTTCGCCAACTGGTGGAAAAAGAGTCTCGAAGCCTACAAGGCCGCAGGTATCACGCCGGACTACATTAGTATTCAGAACGAACCGGACATGAATGCCGACTACGAAGAAACCCTGTTCGAGCCCACCGAAACAAGCGAAATGGCCGGCTACAAAGAAGCTTTGAATGCAGTCTATGACGCCGTGAAAGGCCAAACCAAAATTCTCGGACCGGAACCGCTCGGCATCGGCTACGACAACTTTGAAAAGTACGCCAAGGAACTGGACGACAGCAAGCTGGACGGCTACGCCTACCACCTGTATCACGCAGGCGATGGCAACGACAACGCCGGCAACAACTACCTCGCTCCCGAAAACTTCCGCAAGTCCATGAAGGCCATCGGCTCCACATACGGCGGCAAGGGCAAGCCGATTATCATGACCGAATTCTGCAACATGCTCGACAAGACCCGCGAAGAAGACATGGTAGGCCTCGCCCACATTATGCAGGTCGGCTTTACCGACGGCCAGCTCGGCGGTTATATCGCTTGGGAACTCTTCTGGGGTAACGGCACCGGCCAGCTTATCGGCGTTTGCACCCAAGGCTGGGGCAGCTGCAAGAAAGACGAAATCGTCATCGGCCCTGAATACCACGCCATGCGTCACTATTCCAAGTTCGTGAATCCGGGCTGGAAGGCCATCTCTGCCTCCACCACTGAAAATGACCTCAAGACGGTCGCTTTCGCAAGCCCCTCCGGCGACTCTGTTTCCGTAGTCGTCATCAATACCGGCAAGACCGCCATCAAGCTTGACGCTCCGGCTATCAGCGGCATGAACGTCGCAACCGCCGTGCAGTCCAAGGAAAACGGCTTCAAGAGCAAGAACATCACGCTCGCTACCTGCTACATGCTCCCCGCTCGTTCGGTAACGACGCTTGTGTTCACCAAGACCGCAGCCGCCTCGACCGTCGCCGCCTGCCAAGACGAAACCACCGACCCGAACTACACAGAACCGGTCATTGTCCCGGCACCAGACGTCGTCATTCTCGACTACTCTAAGACCTCCGATGTTTCTACCTGGCAGGCCATGAGCGACGACCTCGGCGCCGTCACCTACGAAGCCGGCGAACTCGACGGCATTACCGGTTATGTCAGCGTACCGCTCGCCGGTTGCGAACAGGCCGAATGCGGCTACAAGAGCCAGCTCGTGAGCATCAGCGAAGAAGGCGCCGCCGCACTGGCAAACTGCTCCGAACTGGTGATTACCATGCGCAGCCAGGGCACTTCCAACGCCTACGTGAACGTGGGTGCCGCAAATGGTGGCAGCTGGGTCGACTACCAGTATGGCCGCACCGCCGCCGCAAACAGCTGGAGCGAAACCACGGTGGATCTTGAAAAAGAAGGCGACAACGGCTCTACCGCCCTGCACTTCAACAGCGACGCAACCGGAATCTACATTGCAAAGATTGTGGCTACGGGTTGCACCTCGACCGGCATCGCAAAGGCACCGAAATTTGTCGCGAACGACCGTTTCGCCCCGGCAAAAATCTTCGACCTGAATGGCAACCTCGTGTGGAGCGGCATCAAAGGCCAGGCTCTGAACGCCGACGGTACGCTGCGCCTCGACCTCCGTCAGGGCATGTATCTCGTAAAGACCAAGTCCTCGACCATCAAGGCCATCAAGAAATAA
- the murI gene encoding glutamate racemase, with the protein MIGVFDSGFGGLTILRNLQKALPQYDYLYLGDNARAPYGSRTFETIFRYTLQAVRELFSRGCPLVILACNTASAKALRSIQQDVLPYEFPDKRVLGIVRPTAEEIGKFSKSGHIGIFGTAGTVSSGSYLIEINHFYPELKVTQHACPMWVPLVEYGERESEGARFFVKKDVDALLAQDPDIDTVLLACTHYPLLEGAIRAALPPHVKLVFQGDIVSEKTVDYLKRHPEMDVRLTKNGKTRFLTTDTAKFFEKGASLFGMTGFSAESVTF; encoded by the coding sequence GTGATAGGTGTGTTCGATTCGGGCTTTGGCGGACTTACCATTCTCAGAAACCTGCAGAAGGCGCTCCCGCAGTACGACTACCTTTATTTGGGCGATAACGCTCGCGCCCCTTATGGTTCGCGTACGTTCGAAACGATTTTCCGCTATACGCTGCAGGCGGTTCGCGAATTGTTTAGCCGCGGCTGCCCTTTGGTGATTCTCGCTTGTAATACGGCGTCGGCGAAGGCGCTCCGTAGCATTCAGCAAGATGTTCTGCCGTATGAATTCCCGGACAAGCGCGTGCTCGGCATTGTGCGACCCACCGCCGAAGAAATCGGCAAGTTCAGTAAGTCGGGGCATATCGGCATTTTCGGGACGGCGGGTACGGTTTCGTCGGGCAGCTACCTGATAGAAATCAACCATTTCTACCCCGAGCTCAAGGTGACGCAACATGCTTGCCCCATGTGGGTGCCGTTGGTCGAATATGGCGAAAGGGAATCCGAAGGCGCCCGATTCTTTGTCAAGAAGGATGTAGACGCCCTGCTCGCCCAAGACCCGGATATCGATACGGTCTTGCTCGCCTGCACCCATTACCCGCTCCTGGAGGGGGCGATTCGTGCCGCCCTGCCTCCTCATGTGAAGCTCGTGTTCCAGGGAGATATCGTGTCTGAAAAGACCGTGGACTACCTGAAACGCCATCCGGAGATGGATGTTCGCCTTACAAAAAATGGAAAAACCAGGTTTTTGACCACCGATACCGCGAAATTCTTCGAAAAAGGGGCATCGCTCTTTGGAATGACCGGTTTTTCGGCAGAGTCAGTTACCTTTTAG
- the hpt gene encoding hypoxanthine phosphoribosyltransferase, translated as MYRMSEKPLISANEICERVTTLAREIVAVYDYDILISALTGAYMFTADLTRELAKAEGAKATQKKIAFIKASSYGDSTESSGKLQVRGLEKIDIKGKKILMVDDIADTGTTLLGLCEMLRDAGAQEVRTCVLLNKQERREVDITADFVGFEISNEFVVGYGLDYANDYRFLPDIWTLQETN; from the coding sequence ATGTACAGGATGTCTGAAAAACCGCTGATTAGCGCAAACGAAATTTGCGAACGAGTAACCACACTTGCCCGCGAAATCGTCGCCGTCTACGATTACGACATCCTGATTTCGGCACTCACCGGTGCCTACATGTTTACTGCCGACTTGACTCGAGAACTTGCCAAAGCCGAAGGCGCCAAAGCGACCCAGAAAAAGATTGCCTTTATCAAGGCTTCTAGCTACGGTGATTCTACGGAATCTAGCGGCAAACTCCAGGTGCGCGGACTTGAAAAAATCGACATCAAGGGCAAGAAAATCCTGATGGTCGACGACATCGCCGACACGGGAACTACCCTGCTCGGGCTCTGCGAAATGCTCCGGGATGCCGGCGCCCAAGAGGTCCGCACCTGCGTTTTACTGAACAAACAGGAGCGTCGCGAAGTAGACATCACGGCAGATTTTGTAGGTTTTGAAATATCAAACGAATTCGTGGTAGGTTACGGGCTCGACTACGCAAACGATTACCGATTCCTACCGGACATCTGGACACTACAGGAGACCAACTAA
- the cysE gene encoding serine O-acetyltransferase, with protein sequence MNIEEIEQAIRKEAEKLVHDEPLSVLMLTEQVLNCKDFAAMLSVTLSCQLAGEVMDRAELEKMFDILYLRYPELLICACKDLHATVLRDPACTSYLEPLLFFKGFQGLQAYRAAHALWLEGRSFPAKMIQSIVSRKFGMDFHPAAKIGHGLLIDHATNIVIGETAVVGNNVSFLHGVTLGGTGKETGDRHPKIGNGVMLGAHAQLLGNIHIGDGAKIGAGAVVVTDVPPHTTYAGVPAVEVGHPDDEMPSFNMQQDFTRDCE encoded by the coding sequence ATGAACATCGAAGAGATAGAACAAGCGATCCGAAAAGAAGCCGAAAAGTTGGTTCACGACGAACCGCTTTCGGTACTCATGCTCACCGAGCAAGTCCTGAATTGTAAGGACTTTGCCGCGATGCTTTCGGTTACGCTGTCATGTCAGCTCGCCGGCGAAGTGATGGACCGCGCCGAGCTCGAAAAGATGTTCGACATTCTTTATTTGAGATACCCCGAACTTTTAATTTGCGCCTGCAAGGACTTGCATGCAACCGTCCTTCGCGACCCCGCTTGCACCAGCTACTTGGAACCGCTCCTGTTCTTCAAGGGATTCCAGGGTTTGCAGGCCTACCGCGCCGCCCACGCTTTGTGGCTTGAAGGCCGTTCTTTCCCGGCCAAGATGATCCAGAGCATTGTGAGCCGCAAGTTCGGCATGGACTTCCACCCGGCAGCCAAAATCGGTCATGGTCTCTTGATTGACCACGCCACCAACATTGTGATTGGCGAAACCGCCGTGGTCGGCAACAACGTGAGTTTCTTGCACGGCGTGACTCTCGGTGGTACCGGTAAGGAAACCGGCGACCGTCACCCGAAAATCGGTAACGGCGTGATGCTCGGGGCGCATGCTCAGTTGCTCGGTAACATTCACATTGGCGATGGTGCCAAGATTGGTGCTGGCGCTGTGGTAGTGACAGATGTTCCGCCGCATACGACTTACGCCGGCGTCCCCGCCGTCGAAGTCGGCCACCCGGATGACGAAATGCCCAGCTTCAACATGCAGCAAGACTTCACGCGAGACTGTGAATAA
- a CDS encoding UvrD-helicase domain-containing protein — protein MDAEEILKGLNSDQRAAVLHDHERGAQLLILAGAGSGKTSVLTKRIQYRILCGVEPEKILALTFTAKAAAEMRERVQKLFPNAGVRLCTFHSLALYMLKCKVPCGKKGGAGGECPAYELLGFKKIPSPTESSEREFSQALSKLKLKVKVSRENLFSDCYGAAVSAKLQPLREAVLESGQVVFEDLIYSAIQLLETNETARDYFREQWKEILVDEYQDINPSQYRLVKGLLGDRKQLFVVGDDDQAIYGFRGADIGNIERFCEDFKESTQIRLEWNYRSVPNVLYLANDIFKNKPIHLRKMLRAGNLNGSGGNPLYKENRKPEIWESDNPVEEIQKIVVSIKELREGYDLAWKNFAILVRYNRQRLYYEQALRDYNIPIAGDVMTDTGDASPEMTVEDGVHIETVHASKGLQYAVVYYAGLCEKLTPGECTGDSKARKRQLDEERRLYYVGVTRAEACLFLLYCKRRFWKGKLRRFRRSRFLPHERNRSTEWSMPVILFKIYVAVAVLGYMLFYILTLPFTTLYHGKNFDAWLDRKIQDFSRYCMKVLRVDLTIEDQAQLGKVDWSRPVFVVGNHNSFADIPIVFLALQKTVGFVAKKSLGRIPFLHFWMLKIGCVLVNREKGGAAKAVRQAVSERGNSARVFIFPEGTRSKTGALGTFKSGVFRFACENDAFMLPLVIKGSGPVWERRKDTKRCKVNVKVLAPIDVLECRKENEKFDPKIHMLPMVHKMMEDAL, from the coding sequence ATGGACGCCGAAGAAATCCTGAAAGGGTTGAATTCTGACCAGCGTGCAGCGGTGCTGCACGACCATGAACGAGGTGCACAACTTTTGATTTTGGCGGGGGCCGGCTCGGGCAAGACTTCCGTCTTGACCAAGCGAATCCAGTATAGGATTCTTTGCGGTGTAGAACCTGAAAAAATCTTGGCGCTGACTTTCACCGCAAAGGCCGCCGCCGAAATGCGGGAACGCGTGCAAAAGCTGTTCCCGAATGCGGGCGTGCGATTGTGTACGTTCCATTCGCTTGCGCTTTACATGCTGAAGTGCAAGGTACCGTGCGGGAAAAAGGGTGGCGCGGGCGGCGAGTGCCCGGCTTATGAACTGCTTGGCTTCAAGAAAATTCCTTCGCCGACGGAGTCTTCGGAACGTGAATTTTCACAGGCGCTTTCGAAGCTCAAGTTGAAGGTCAAAGTGTCGCGGGAAAACTTGTTTTCGGACTGCTATGGCGCGGCGGTGTCGGCGAAACTGCAACCGCTTCGTGAAGCGGTTCTGGAATCGGGCCAAGTCGTTTTTGAAGACTTAATCTATTCGGCGATTCAATTGCTCGAAACCAACGAAACGGCGCGGGATTACTTTCGCGAACAGTGGAAAGAAATATTGGTGGACGAGTACCAAGATATAAATCCCTCGCAGTATCGCTTGGTGAAAGGTTTGCTCGGCGATAGAAAGCAACTGTTTGTCGTAGGTGATGATGATCAAGCCATTTACGGGTTTCGCGGCGCCGACATCGGAAACATCGAACGCTTTTGTGAAGACTTCAAGGAGTCAACGCAGATTCGCTTGGAATGGAATTACCGCTCGGTGCCGAATGTGCTCTATTTGGCAAATGATATTTTCAAGAATAAGCCGATTCACCTGCGCAAGATGCTCCGGGCTGGCAACTTGAACGGTTCCGGCGGAAATCCGCTCTATAAGGAAAATCGTAAACCCGAGATCTGGGAATCCGATAACCCCGTCGAAGAAATTCAGAAGATTGTCGTGTCCATCAAGGAACTTCGTGAAGGCTATGACCTTGCCTGGAAAAACTTTGCGATTTTGGTTCGCTACAACCGTCAGCGCCTTTATTACGAGCAGGCTCTCCGCGACTATAACATTCCGATTGCAGGCGACGTGATGACAGATACAGGCGATGCTTCGCCCGAGATGACGGTTGAAGACGGTGTGCATATAGAGACTGTGCATGCATCCAAGGGACTCCAGTATGCGGTGGTGTATTACGCGGGCTTATGCGAAAAACTCACGCCCGGAGAATGTACGGGAGACAGTAAAGCCCGAAAACGCCAGCTAGATGAGGAACGAAGGCTTTATTACGTGGGGGTGACCCGTGCCGAGGCCTGCCTGTTTTTGTTATATTGCAAGCGTAGATTCTGGAAAGGCAAATTGCGAAGGTTTCGGCGTTCGAGATTTTTGCCTCACGAAAGAAATCGAAGTACGGAATGGAGTATGCCTGTAATCTTGTTTAAAATTTATGTGGCGGTTGCGGTGTTGGGATATATGCTTTTTTATATCTTGACGCTTCCGTTTACGACGCTTTATCACGGAAAAAATTTTGACGCATGGCTTGACCGCAAGATTCAGGATTTTTCAAGATACTGCATGAAGGTGCTGCGCGTAGACTTGACGATTGAAGATCAGGCGCAGCTCGGTAAAGTGGATTGGAGCCGCCCGGTGTTCGTTGTCGGGAACCATAATTCGTTTGCGGATATTCCGATTGTCTTTTTGGCTCTCCAGAAGACCGTGGGTTTTGTTGCGAAAAAGTCGCTCGGTCGTATTCCGTTCTTGCATTTTTGGATGCTCAAAATCGGTTGCGTCTTGGTGAACCGCGAAAAGGGCGGTGCCGCCAAGGCGGTGCGCCAGGCAGTTTCTGAAAGAGGAAACTCGGCACGCGTGTTTATATTCCCTGAAGGCACTCGCAGTAAGACTGGTGCGCTTGGCACTTTCAAGAGTGGCGTATTCCGCTTTGCTTGCGAAAACGATGCCTTCATGTTGCCGCTTGTCATCAAGGGCTCGGGCCCCGTGTGGGAACGCCGTAAGGATACCAAGCGTTGCAAGGTGAATGTGAAGGTGCTTGCACCAATCGATGTTCTGGAGTGCCGCAAAGAAAACGAAAAGTTTGACCCCAAGATTCACATGCTCCCCATGGTCCACAAGATGATGGAGGATGCCCTGTGA
- the nth gene encoding endonuclease III: MNKKEKIKFISETLDELLPNPPIPLDYSDPYTLLVAVVLSAQCTDLRVNQVTKELYKKAKTPKAMVKLGVEKITEIIKPCGLSTTKGKNIFNLSKILVEKYDSVVPQTFEELEALPGVGHKTASVMMIHAFKIPAFPVDTHIHRLAKRWGLSDGSSVEQTEKDLKKIFPENEWEKRHLQIILFGRTYCKALGHKPENCPICSKI, encoded by the coding sequence GTGAATAAAAAAGAAAAAATCAAGTTCATCAGCGAAACGCTCGACGAGTTGCTTCCGAACCCGCCGATTCCGCTTGATTACTCCGATCCTTACACACTCCTGGTCGCGGTCGTTTTGAGCGCACAATGCACCGACCTCCGCGTAAACCAGGTGACCAAGGAACTTTACAAGAAGGCAAAAACGCCCAAGGCCATGGTGAAACTCGGCGTCGAGAAGATTACCGAAATCATCAAGCCCTGCGGCCTTTCGACCACCAAGGGCAAGAACATTTTCAACCTGTCCAAGATCCTTGTCGAAAAGTACGACAGCGTCGTTCCGCAAACTTTCGAAGAACTCGAGGCGCTTCCCGGCGTCGGCCATAAGACCGCAAGCGTCATGATGATTCATGCGTTCAAGATTCCCGCCTTCCCGGTGGACACGCACATTCACCGCCTCGCCAAGCGCTGGGGACTTTCCGACGGCTCTTCGGTCGAACAAACCGAAAAAGACCTCAAGAAAATATTCCCCGAAAACGAATGGGAAAAGCGCCACCTGCAAATTATCTTGTTCGGGCGCACTTACTGCAAGGCCCTCGGGCACAAGCCTGAAAACTGCCCTATCTGCAGCAAAATCTAG